The stretch of DNA CCGATCAGGGTGCCCAGCGACACCGCCGCCGCCAGCGACAGGCCGCGATCCTGCAACAGGGTCAGCAGGTGGACGGAGAAGATCGAGGTGCTGATGCCGGTGCAGGTCACGATCGCGGCGAGGACCAGGAAGACCGGCCGTTCCGAGGCATCGAGCGAGACCGTGTCCGACCGGCCGCCCTTCGCCGATTTGCCCGTTGCTTGTCCCACCCCTGGCCGCGGCGCGGCAGGCGGGACCAGCCCCAGGATCAGCGGCAGGCACAGGCCGAGTTCCAGCGCCGCATAGGTCAGGCAGGTGCCGCGCCAGCCGAGATGCGCGAGCAGGAAGGCCGAGAGCGGCCAGCACAGGGTGCTGGAGAAGCCGCCCCACAGGGTGAGCGCGGTGATCGCCGGCCGCGCGTCGGCCCCGTAGAGCCGCCCGAGGGTCGCGAAGGCGGCGTCGTAGAGCCCCGACCCCATCCCGGCGCCGATCACCAGCCAGGCGAGGGCGAAGACCGGCAGGTTCGGGGCCAGCGCCAGCAGGACGAGCCCGAGCGCCAGCAGCCCGGTCGAGACCGCCAGCACCGGGCGCCCGCCATGGCGGCCGATCATCCGGCCGGCGGTCGGCGCGACGGCGCCCGCCACCAGCATGCCGGCGGTGAGGCTGCCGAAGATCCAGGGCAGCCCCCAGCCGGTCTCCGCCGCGATCGATGGCCCGAGCACCGTCAGCAGGTAGTAGCTGCAGCCCCAGGCGAAGATCTGCACGATGCCCAGCGCCGAGATGACCGGCCAGCGCCCTTGAACGATCATAGCAAGCGGCCCCTCGTGAGCGCCCGGCGGAGTCGCGTCGGCACGCCGACACGTCGTGCGGGCAGTGTCTTGGTTCGTCGCAGATTTTTGTCGCGAAACCGGCAGCCGCCCTGGCGCAATCTGCCGAAGCCGTGGCGACCACGGGGGCGTCGGCGGCCCGCTCGCCGTCCGGCGGGGCGCCCCGGTCGAGGAGTTCCGGTCGCCAGGCGCACCGGACGGCAGGCCGCGTCGCGGTCGATCACGGCGTCCATCGGCGGCGGCCTCCCGCATCGGGCGGGCCAGACCGCCCCCGCATCCTTTGCCAATCTCTAACGAGTTCGCGGGACACTCGTCCACCGGAGTCCGGCAGGGTTGTGGAACATCCCCGGAACTCCCATCTAAGATGCTGATTTGCTTCGCCTTCCGCGCTTCACGCTGGTGCCCGGGGCGCAAATCGGCTAAGCCGTCCGGCAAGAGAGTGTGAGCCCGCGCGGGCCGCGACGAGAGACAGACCTTGGCAGAGAACGACCCGACCGGCGCTCCCCCGCCCGCGACCGACATCAAGCCCGTCTCGATCACCGACGAGATGCGCCAGTCCTACCTGGCCTACGCGATGAGCGTGATCGTCAGCCGGGCGCTGCCGGATGCGCGCGATGGCCTGAAGCCGGTTCACCGCCGCATCCTGTACTCCATGTACGAGAACGGCTACCTGCCGGACCGCAAGTACGTGAAGTCGGCGCGCATCGTCGGCGACGTGATGGGTCAGTATCACCCGCACGGCGACCAGTCGATCTACGACGCCCTCGTCCGCATGGCGCAGGATTTCGCCATGCGGCTGATGCTGGTCGACGGCCAGGGCAATTTCGGCTCGGTCGACGGCGACCCGCCGGCGGCGATGCGCTACACCGAATCGCGCCTCGCCAAGCCCTCGATGTCGCTGCTCGAGGACATCGACAAGGACACGGTCGACTTCAACCCGAACTACGACGAGTCGAAGGACGAGCCGGCGGTCCTGCCCGCCCGCTTCCCGAACCTCCTCGTCAACGGCGCCGGCGGCATCGCGGTCGGCATGGCGACCAACATCCCGCCGCACAATCTCGGCGAGGTGATCGACGGCTGCATCGCGCTGATCGACGATCCTGCGATCACCATCGAGGGCCTGAACGACATCATCCCGGGCCCGGACTTCCCGACCGGCGGCTCGATCCTCGGACGCTCTGGCACCCGCTCGGCCTACCTGACCGGCCGCGGCTC from Methylobacterium aquaticum encodes:
- a CDS encoding MFS transporter translates to MIVQGRWPVISALGIVQIFAWGCSYYLLTVLGPSIAAETGWGLPWIFGSLTAGMLVAGAVAPTAGRMIGRHGGRPVLAVSTGLLALGLVLLALAPNLPVFALAWLVIGAGMGSGLYDAAFATLGRLYGADARPAITALTLWGGFSSTLCWPLSAFLLAHLGWRGTCLTYAALELGLCLPLILGLVPPAAPRPGVGQATGKSAKGGRSDTVSLDASERPVFLVLAAIVTCTGISTSIFSVHLLTLLQDRGLSLAAAVSLGTLIGPAQVGARLMEVANRSRHHPIWTLTVAVMLMAVGLGLLWSGLPALGLVLVIYGAGNGLYSIGRGTLPLAVFGPERYAALLGRLAKPNLAAQALAPSAAAYLIAHAGTDATLLALMILGLVDVALVAVLWRVRRRAAMPARIVDEKPLPQGGRG